From the Candidatus Peribacteria bacterium genome, one window contains:
- a CDS encoding S-layer homology domain-containing protein, with the protein MFVRQSLSLGIIGSMLLGATAFAEDAAFSQKPFTDVPESSTYFEGIEYLRTQNVLKGYLDGTFKPSSRINRAEFLKFVINPLILDTNNMSSCVNDSLTETAQTVFFSDVARDAWYATEVCYGKIKHLIDGYPDGTYKPAASINFAEAAKIISNVFSLQIENEEAGEFWYRPYVKRLSDLHAIPTSIKRFDQILTRGEMAEIVFRLKADREDKASANFSAIK; encoded by the coding sequence ATGTTTGTAAGACAATCACTCAGCCTGGGCATCATCGGCTCCATGCTTTTGGGCGCCACGGCCTTTGCAGAGGACGCGGCATTTTCCCAGAAGCCGTTTACGGATGTTCCGGAAAGCAGTACGTATTTTGAAGGTATTGAATATCTCCGCACCCAGAATGTCCTCAAGGGATATCTGGACGGAACATTTAAGCCGTCATCCCGCATCAACCGCGCGGAATTTCTGAAGTTTGTGATTAACCCGCTCATTCTCGATACGAACAACATGAGTAGCTGTGTGAATGACAGTCTGACGGAGACTGCACAGACCGTCTTCTTCTCCGATGTGGCGAGAGACGCGTGGTATGCCACGGAAGTCTGTTACGGAAAAATCAAGCACCTTATTGACGGTTACCCGGATGGCACATACAAGCCTGCAGCTTCCATTAATTTTGCTGAAGCGGCAAAAATCATCTCCAATGTGTTCTCTCTGCAGATTGAAAACGAAGAGGCCGGAGAATTCTGGTACCGCCCGTACGTCAAGCGTTTGTCCGATCTCCACGCTATCCCGACGAGCATCAAGCGTTTTGATCAGATCCTGACACGCGGAGAAATGGCAGAAATCGTCTTCCGTCTGAAGGCAGACAGAGAGGATAAAGCGTCTGCAAATTTCAGCGCTATCAAATAA
- a CDS encoding transcriptional repressor: protein MTVTDSSIIDALKKKGHRITIARKAVIALVTNSKNPLSALEVHALLRKEQMDVSNVTVYRELAFLEDEGFLHGVSLKDGVKRYCRSSEGHHHHLVCTGCNTVEDVHMEPDLQVIEKKIRQEKLFNVQSHSLEFYGLCPKCA, encoded by the coding sequence ATGACCGTGACTGATTCTTCCATCATCGATGCCCTGAAGAAGAAAGGACATAGAATTACCATTGCCCGAAAGGCGGTGATTGCTCTCGTGACGAACAGCAAAAATCCCCTGTCCGCGCTGGAGGTGCATGCACTGCTCAGAAAAGAACAGATGGATGTCAGCAATGTGACAGTATACCGCGAACTCGCGTTCCTGGAGGACGAAGGATTCCTGCACGGAGTAAGCCTGAAAGACGGCGTGAAACGTTACTGTCGCTCGTCGGAAGGACATCACCATCATCTGGTATGCACGGGCTGCAACACAGTCGAAGATGTGCACATGGAACCGGATCTGCAGGTGATCGAGAAAAAAATCCGGCAGGAGAAGTTATTTAATGTGCAAAGTCACTCGCTCGAATTTTACGGACTGTGTCCGAAGTGCGCATAA
- a CDS encoding YibE/F family protein, translating into MRYFSRSSVILTGAVCLFLSASIAFAQESEPREEFSKAEVIAIMSEETNDDFGMKQTVQHLRLKILSGPEAGKEIPAENGIVNNRADMRLDVGRVIVLSKTFSADGSELYLIKESYRLPALIWLTLAFVGVTILLGRKTGLTSIVGLAASILILVLYILPRIVAGDDPLLTCLIGAAAIACSSLYLAHGFNKRSSVALLSTVVTLVIAVLVSILYVYAAALFGLGSEEAVFLQTGPLQSVDLRGLLLGGMIIGCLGVLDDITTAQCAAVDEISKANPSLSIHDLRKAGFSVGREHIASLINTLALAYAGASLPLLLLFKTQATYPLWVTLNGEFLAEEIVRTLVGSMTLVVAVPVATYFASQMLRAKPGSRPVKSTAMGHHH; encoded by the coding sequence ATGCGATATTTCAGCCGATCATCGGTGATACTGACCGGAGCCGTCTGTCTTTTCCTGAGTGCATCCATCGCTTTTGCACAGGAGAGCGAACCGCGGGAGGAATTTTCAAAAGCGGAGGTCATTGCCATCATGAGTGAAGAGACAAACGATGATTTTGGAATGAAGCAGACTGTGCAGCATTTGCGCCTGAAAATTCTCAGCGGACCGGAGGCAGGGAAAGAAATTCCGGCGGAGAACGGCATTGTGAATAACCGTGCAGATATGCGGCTGGATGTCGGGCGCGTTATTGTGCTCAGTAAAACATTCAGCGCGGACGGCAGCGAATTGTATCTCATCAAAGAATCCTATCGTCTCCCGGCACTTATCTGGCTCACTCTTGCGTTTGTGGGTGTGACGATTCTGCTCGGACGCAAAACCGGACTGACCTCGATTGTCGGACTTGCGGCAAGCATTCTCATTCTCGTGCTCTACATTCTCCCGCGCATTGTTGCCGGTGATGATCCGCTTCTCACATGCCTGATTGGTGCTGCAGCAATTGCGTGTTCGTCTCTGTATCTTGCGCATGGATTCAACAAACGCTCATCCGTTGCACTGCTCAGTACTGTTGTGACACTCGTCATTGCGGTCCTTGTGTCGATTCTGTATGTCTATGCAGCTGCGCTCTTCGGTCTGGGATCGGAAGAGGCGGTGTTTTTGCAGACGGGCCCGCTGCAATCTGTTGATCTCCGCGGACTGCTGCTCGGCGGCATGATTATCGGCTGTCTCGGTGTGCTTGATGATATTACAACCGCACAGTGTGCGGCGGTTGATGAAATCAGCAAAGCGAATCCCTCACTTTCAATCCATGATCTCCGGAAAGCAGGATTCTCTGTGGGACGAGAACATATTGCATCACTCATCAATACTCTCGCTCTCGCCTACGCCGGAGCATCGCTGCCGCTGTTGCTTCTCTTCAAAACGCAGGCGACCTATCCGCTCTGGGTCACGCTCAACGGAGAATTTCTTGCGGAGGAAATTGTACGCACGCTGGTCGGAAGTATGACACTCGTCGTTGCTGTGCCGGTCGCCACGTATTTTGCTTCACAGATGCTGCGGGCAAAGCCGGGATCACGCCCGGTGAAGAGCACAGCAATGGGGCATCATCATTGA
- a CDS encoding NAD(P)/FAD-dependent oxidoreductase, whose translation MSAALLPPPSLRTSPSGDRYDAIVIGSGPNGLAAAITLAQAGKSVLVMEANDLPGGGARSMELTLPGFMHDVCSAIHPLGIASPFFRSLPLEQFGLSWIHAPHPLAHPFDDGTALVAERDLDAMCESLHEDGDQYRTLMLPYLPYLNTIFEQTLGPLKAPKTPLLLVRLGWILLQSARRLRRRFRSKEARALIGGLAAHSVLPFEKRFSAGIAIMLGLTLHDKGWPLPRGGSQQITWALIRYLQSLGGEVVTGTRVTSLDDLPESDVVLFDTSPRSLIQIAGDALPRGFTKKVETLRYGPSVFKIDWALDGPIPWTAEGCRSSSTVHIGGTFGEIAQSERDAWNGRVSDYPFLILTQPSLFDDTRAPHGKHTAWAYCHVPHGSEEDMTDAMEEQIERFAPGFRKIILKRSVMRPKDVEAHNANNIGGDITGGVMDLRQLFTRPVSIRHPYSTPHPRLFLCSASTPPGPGVHGMCGYWAAKAALASF comes from the coding sequence ATGAGTGCCGCCCTTCTGCCACCACCTTCTCTCCGCACATCACCATCGGGTGATAGATACGACGCAATTGTGATCGGCAGTGGTCCGAATGGTCTGGCTGCGGCAATCACACTGGCACAGGCAGGAAAGAGTGTGCTTGTGATGGAAGCGAATGATCTGCCCGGTGGTGGCGCGCGCTCCATGGAACTCACACTGCCCGGTTTCATGCACGATGTGTGTTCCGCAATCCATCCGCTCGGTATTGCCTCGCCGTTTTTCCGGTCACTGCCGCTTGAACAATTCGGTCTGAGCTGGATTCACGCCCCGCATCCGCTGGCTCATCCGTTTGATGATGGGACCGCTTTGGTCGCTGAGCGTGACTTGGATGCGATGTGTGAAAGTCTCCATGAAGATGGCGATCAGTACCGGACGCTGATGCTCCCCTACCTCCCCTATCTGAACACAATTTTTGAACAGACTTTAGGTCCATTAAAAGCGCCAAAGACTCCCCTGCTCCTTGTTCGTCTCGGATGGATTCTCCTCCAGTCAGCCCGTCGCCTGCGACGGCGGTTCCGCTCTAAAGAAGCACGTGCACTCATTGGCGGACTGGCAGCGCATTCTGTCCTGCCATTTGAAAAACGTTTCAGCGCAGGCATTGCGATCATGCTTGGACTGACGCTGCATGACAAAGGATGGCCGCTGCCGAGAGGAGGTTCGCAGCAGATCACGTGGGCTCTCATCCGGTATCTGCAGTCACTCGGCGGTGAGGTTGTCACAGGCACACGCGTGACATCACTGGACGATCTTCCGGAATCCGATGTTGTCCTTTTCGATACGTCGCCCCGGTCACTCATACAGATTGCCGGCGATGCATTGCCCCGGGGATTCACAAAAAAAGTAGAGACACTGCGTTACGGTCCATCTGTCTTTAAAATAGACTGGGCACTCGATGGGCCGATTCCGTGGACAGCGGAAGGATGCAGATCATCATCAACCGTACACATCGGCGGGACATTCGGGGAAATTGCACAGAGTGAGCGCGATGCATGGAACGGACGCGTATCGGATTACCCCTTTCTGATCCTGACGCAACCGAGTCTCTTTGATGACACACGCGCGCCGCACGGCAAACACACCGCGTGGGCGTACTGTCATGTGCCGCATGGATCGGAAGAAGATATGACCGATGCGATGGAAGAACAGATCGAGCGGTTTGCGCCGGGATTCCGAAAAATAATCCTGAAGCGGTCGGTCATGCGTCCAAAAGATGTAGAAGCACACAATGCGAATAATATCGGTGGAGATATCACGGGTGGCGTCATGGATCTGCGCCAGCTCTTCACGCGTCCTGTTTCGATTCGTCATCCGTACAGCACGCCGCATCCGCGTCTCTTTCTGTGCTCCGCATCAACCCCGCCGGGGCCGGGCGTGCATGGCATGTGCGGGTACTGGGCAGCGAAAGCTGCACTAGCATCTTTCTAA
- a CDS encoding GlsB/YeaQ/YmgE family stress response membrane protein produces the protein MDILWFLLVGLIAGWLAGVIVRGGGFGIVGNIVVGIVGALLGGFIFRVLNVTAYGTLGNIVMAVVGAVILLLLARMLKRA, from the coding sequence ATGGATATCTTGTGGTTTCTTCTCGTTGGTCTGATTGCCGGTTGGCTCGCTGGCGTGATTGTACGCGGCGGCGGATTCGGTATTGTCGGCAACATTGTGGTCGGTATTGTCGGAGCGCTCCTCGGAGGATTTATCTTCCGCGTCCTGAACGTGACTGCCTACGGCACGCTCGGCAATATTGTAATGGCCGTTGTCGGTGCGGTTATCCTGCTTCTGCTCGCACGTATGCTGAAGCGGGCATAA
- a CDS encoding penicillin-binding protein gives MFPVFFQNTLRTTAIVLSRHEWPAFCVIRVMHLTYRKQWHSLEQKIAEISANVMDLLRHLMSADGFFSLYGTFYESVRPVGIFLVDQISLSINRLRHPVFDVGQSRTFTEELRWLFARKWILIACILLFFGCAVFAAFMMTLPDVHDARLWKAPGSIAVKDRDGGDMYFAYEKEDRVWLQSNEIPDVVKDAFIAIEDERFWSRGCIDWRAIGRAVLANTTDYKSQGASTITQQLVRTALLTPEKKFVRKIKELTLACELETVLSKDEILTHYLNWISFGGVTAGVQQASRHFFGKDVREVTVAEAAVLASLTQRPTYYSPYGSHRYTQLSASGSGMMIGLTGTSALLPGRSGPMILGGRAHQVLANMEEQGYINTALKNDADRELLTLRFQPNVRTMQAPHYVLSMLETLRKKLPAGALHDELSVTTTIDSALQKKAETLAAAHAKRIAEKYNAHNIAMIVADTHTQEILAYVGNVDFFGSASGSKIDMVTVPRQPGSSFKPIVYAATMQHAGWGPTTIVADTPLTIGGQSPRNYAGDFEGKIPLIQALNHSRNIPAIRAFSAVGEDRILNFAARIGAATPLSTRTELTKDGQAFDYNWPLAIGAAEVPLLEMVQAYSTFANSGVYRPLTGVRAVKDASGNSYLPESRSGSEVIPSSVADAITAMLSEASSRPEGFWRTVTNVPGIDEAVKTGTSNVCLERSKTACKKMLPRDVWSIGYTPQFIVGVWMGNVDGSPLTANADGLNAAVPLWREMLVAAHDSPMAKDSLRAFTGTRAPYYAQHPTAKPKPVVVSLEEPTWMKRGNRAILSRRN, from the coding sequence ATGTTCCCCGTATTCTTTCAGAACACGCTTCGTACAACTGCGATAGTGCTTTCTCGTCATGAGTGGCCGGCATTCTGCGTCATACGTGTGATGCACCTGACGTACCGCAAACAATGGCACAGTCTGGAACAAAAAATTGCGGAGATATCTGCAAATGTTATGGACCTTCTCCGCCATCTGATGTCAGCGGATGGATTCTTTTCGCTCTATGGAACGTTCTATGAATCAGTGCGTCCAGTGGGGATTTTTCTCGTAGATCAGATAAGTCTCTCTATCAATCGCCTGCGTCACCCTGTTTTTGATGTCGGACAATCACGCACATTTACCGAAGAACTGCGATGGCTGTTTGCCAGGAAGTGGATCCTGATTGCATGCATTCTTCTTTTTTTCGGATGTGCGGTGTTTGCCGCTTTCATGATGACGCTTCCCGATGTGCATGATGCACGTCTATGGAAAGCGCCCGGCAGTATTGCCGTGAAAGACCGCGATGGGGGCGATATGTATTTTGCCTATGAGAAAGAAGATCGCGTCTGGCTGCAAAGCAATGAGATTCCGGATGTGGTCAAAGATGCTTTCATTGCCATAGAGGACGAGCGTTTCTGGAGCAGAGGGTGCATCGACTGGCGCGCGATCGGTCGTGCCGTTCTGGCAAATACCACAGATTACAAATCACAGGGTGCATCGACCATCACCCAGCAGCTTGTACGCACAGCACTTCTCACACCTGAAAAGAAATTTGTCCGGAAAATAAAAGAGCTGACGCTTGCATGCGAACTCGAAACAGTGCTCAGCAAAGACGAGATTCTCACGCACTACTTAAACTGGATCAGTTTTGGCGGAGTGACAGCCGGCGTGCAGCAGGCGAGCAGGCATTTTTTTGGAAAAGATGTACGTGAAGTAACGGTCGCGGAGGCTGCGGTGCTTGCATCCCTCACACAGCGGCCGACGTATTACAGTCCATACGGATCACACAGGTATACGCAGTTATCCGCATCAGGGAGCGGAATGATGATCGGATTAACCGGAACATCGGCGCTGCTTCCCGGCCGCAGCGGCCCTATGATCCTCGGGGGTCGTGCACATCAGGTGCTCGCGAATATGGAGGAGCAGGGGTACATCAATACTGCATTGAAGAACGATGCTGACCGTGAACTGCTGACGCTGCGTTTCCAACCCAACGTCCGCACCATGCAGGCACCGCATTATGTCCTGAGCATGTTGGAGACGCTCCGGAAAAAACTGCCGGCAGGCGCGCTGCATGATGAACTCTCCGTGACGACAACTATCGATTCTGCACTTCAGAAAAAGGCCGAAACACTTGCTGCTGCCCATGCAAAACGTATCGCAGAAAAATATAATGCGCACAACATTGCGATGATTGTCGCGGACACACATACGCAGGAAATTCTTGCATATGTCGGGAATGTCGATTTCTTCGGAAGTGCGAGCGGATCAAAAATCGACATGGTGACTGTCCCGCGTCAGCCCGGTTCCAGCTTCAAACCCATTGTCTATGCTGCGACTATGCAGCATGCAGGATGGGGACCGACAACAATTGTTGCCGACACGCCGCTCACCATTGGTGGACAGAGCCCGAGAAATTACGCGGGTGATTTTGAAGGAAAAATCCCGCTCATCCAGGCACTCAATCACTCCAGAAATATTCCTGCTATCCGCGCATTTTCCGCAGTCGGTGAAGATCGCATTCTGAATTTTGCTGCACGTATCGGTGCTGCGACGCCGCTTTCGACGCGCACAGAACTGACCAAAGACGGTCAGGCATTCGATTATAACTGGCCGCTCGCCATCGGCGCTGCAGAAGTGCCGCTTCTGGAAATGGTGCAGGCATACTCCACTTTTGCCAATAGCGGTGTGTACCGTCCGCTCACCGGTGTCCGCGCAGTAAAAGATGCATCCGGCAATTCCTACCTACCAGAAAGCCGCAGCGGTTCGGAAGTGATCCCCTCCTCCGTTGCAGATGCCATCACTGCCATGCTCAGTGAAGCCAGCAGCCGTCCCGAAGGATTCTGGCGGACGGTGACGAATGTGCCGGGTATCGACGAAGCTGTGAAAACAGGGACAAGCAACGTCTGTCTGGAGAGAAGCAAAACCGCCTGCAAAAAAATGCTGCCGCGCGATGTCTGGAGCATCGGCTACACGCCGCAGTTTATTGTCGGTGTCTGGATGGGCAATGTCGATGGATCACCACTGACGGCGAATGCAGACGGACTCAATGCCGCCGTTCCTCTCTGGCGCGAGATGCTTGTCGCTGCACACGACAGTCCCATGGCCAAAGATTCTCTGCGTGCATTCACTGGTACGCGTGCGCCGTATTATGCGCAGCATCCCACTGCCAAACCCAAACCTGTCGTCGTTTCTCTGGAAGAGCCGACATGGATGAAACGTGGAAACCGCGCAATCCTGTCGCGCAGAAACTGA
- a CDS encoding DUF305 domain-containing protein, with protein MKKASTLSLIVLTALLGACTTVDTRTEDQHDSMSMHDMTASLEGKTGDDFDKAFIDAMIEHHEGAVDMAELALDHAKHEAIHTLAEAIIDTQQKEIALMQQWKDAWGY; from the coding sequence ATGAAAAAAGCATCCACACTGTCCCTCATAGTACTCACTGCTTTGCTTGGCGCCTGCACCACTGTCGATACACGGACAGAGGACCAGCATGATTCCATGAGCATGCATGACATGACCGCATCGCTGGAAGGAAAAACCGGGGACGACTTCGACAAAGCATTTATTGATGCAATGATCGAACATCACGAAGGTGCAGTCGATATGGCGGAGCTGGCACTCGACCATGCAAAGCATGAGGCCATTCACACGCTTGCAGAGGCTATTATTGATACACAGCAGAAAGAGATTGCGCTCATGCAACAGTGGAAAGACGCATGGGGCTACTGA
- a CDS encoding class I SAM-dependent methyltransferase, producing the protein MHILLLLLVVALLSWSNIDLRTQIIVETVILIFCIPDLILGFRKSPPFIPSFKRDIRLMMRFAAIKKNDVVIDPGCGDGRLVFEAARQGATATGYEFAVPAYLYAKIRSFFHPRSSIRFGDFWKQDYSQADVVFCYLLPDTMKQFYTKIWPQLKPGCRVVSNSFSMKTLKPDKSEQGIHLYIK; encoded by the coding sequence ATGCATATTCTCCTTCTGCTTTTGGTCGTGGCTCTTCTTTCGTGGAGCAACATTGATTTACGGACGCAGATTATTGTGGAAACCGTCATCCTCATATTCTGTATTCCCGACCTCATTCTTGGTTTCCGGAAAAGTCCGCCTTTTATCCCGAGCTTCAAACGCGACATCCGCCTGATGATGCGCTTTGCAGCCATCAAGAAAAATGATGTCGTGATTGATCCCGGCTGCGGCGACGGACGGCTGGTGTTTGAGGCGGCGAGGCAGGGTGCAACAGCAACCGGCTATGAATTTGCGGTTCCGGCCTACCTGTATGCAAAAATCCGCTCCTTCTTTCATCCCCGCAGCTCCATCCGTTTCGGGGATTTCTGGAAACAGGATTATTCACAAGCCGATGTCGTTTTCTGTTACCTGCTGCCGGATACCATGAAACAGTTCTACACAAAAATCTGGCCGCAGCTGAAACCCGGCTGCCGCGTGGTTTCCAATTCGTTTTCCATGAAGACACTGAAGCCCGACAAAAGTGAACAGGGGATTCATCTCTACATCAAATGA
- a CDS encoding cold shock domain-containing protein, which produces MANGTIKKKMDDKGFGFIAVEGGGEDLFYHMSATNGQFESMSEGTPVSFDVEDSPKGKRAINVVAA; this is translated from the coding sequence ATGGCAAATGGAACCATTAAAAAGAAAATGGACGACAAAGGCTTCGGATTCATTGCTGTAGAAGGCGGTGGAGAAGACCTTTTCTACCACATGTCCGCTACAAACGGACAGTTCGAGTCTATGTCCGAAGGAACTCCTGTGAGTTTCGATGTTGAGGACAGTCCTAAGGGCAAGAGAGCAATCAACGTTGTTGCCGCCTAA
- a CDS encoding ZIP family metal transporter, whose protein sequence is MFLTTVYTLISVIVVGLLALIGIVLFLFEEKVIRKVLLSFVSLSTGALLGDVFIHILPDLAENTETFSRSLLVVLGGILFSFILEKFIHWRHCHVLPSGEHHHHPMGIMNMAGETLHNFIDGLVIAAGYLASPAIGLSTTLAVILHEIPHEVGNMAVLLHAGFGRKKALFFNFLSGVACLLGAILVLVFAQSSAGLADMMLPFAAGNLLYIAGSDLIPELHKETRLPHGIVQFLCILAGMALMYAMVLFE, encoded by the coding sequence ATGTTTCTCACGACTGTATACACCCTTATAAGCGTCATTGTCGTCGGTTTACTGGCGCTGATTGGCATCGTCCTCTTTCTCTTTGAAGAAAAGGTGATCCGGAAAGTCCTCCTTTCTTTTGTCAGTCTGTCGACTGGCGCACTGCTCGGTGACGTTTTCATCCACATTTTGCCGGACCTGGCAGAAAACACAGAGACATTCTCCCGCAGCCTGCTTGTTGTGCTCGGTGGCATTCTCTTTTCGTTCATTCTTGAAAAATTCATTCACTGGCGCCACTGTCATGTGTTGCCGTCCGGCGAACATCATCATCACCCGATGGGTATTATGAATATGGCAGGCGAGACACTGCATAATTTCATTGATGGCCTCGTGATTGCAGCGGGATATCTTGCAAGCCCCGCTATCGGTCTCTCCACCACACTGGCCGTTATTCTCCATGAGATCCCGCATGAAGTCGGAAATATGGCGGTGCTGCTGCATGCAGGATTCGGACGCAAGAAAGCGCTCTTCTTCAATTTCCTTTCCGGTGTCGCCTGTCTGCTCGGTGCGATTCTGGTTCTTGTCTTCGCACAATCATCCGCAGGCCTCGCCGATATGATGTTGCCGTTTGCTGCAGGTAATCTTCTGTATATTGCAGGATCCGATCTGATTCCTGAACTCCATAAAGAAACACGGCTGCCTCATGGCATCGTGCAGTTCCTCTGTATTCTTGCGGGAATGGCACTGATGTATGCAATGGTTCTGTTTGAATAA
- a CDS encoding DUF1622 domain-containing protein yields the protein MFTFLEELIQVGTLSTISRLLGEAVGYIGIMIIMYGALMGVWMFAVQIIKKDRTVSGIRIELGQYLTLGLEFLIGKDIIESLVNPSWDDLGKLGAIIVLRSILTLFLERELMLIKKEELPHATPRRSRSSSRSAN from the coding sequence ATGTTTACCTTTCTGGAAGAACTCATTCAGGTCGGCACACTGAGCACAATCAGCCGCTTGCTCGGAGAAGCTGTGGGCTACATCGGCATTATGATTATTATGTATGGCGCGCTGATGGGTGTCTGGATGTTTGCGGTGCAGATCATCAAAAAAGACAGAACAGTTTCCGGTATCCGCATTGAACTCGGGCAGTATCTGACCCTCGGTCTCGAATTTCTCATCGGGAAAGATATTATTGAATCACTGGTAAACCCGAGCTGGGATGACCTTGGGAAACTCGGTGCCATCATTGTGCTCCGTTCCATTCTCACGCTCTTCCTCGAACGTGAACTGATGCTGATCAAGAAAGAGGAATTGCCGCATGCGACCCCGCGACGTAGCCGGTCGTCCAGCAGATCTGCAAACTGA
- a CDS encoding NAD(P)/FAD-dependent oxidoreductase, translating to MSRPITHNRSPITHDVIVIGGGPAGMIAAGRAAELGAKVILLEKNPGTGKKLLITGGGRCNILNAEFDTHRLVDKYGKKGKSLFSVFSQFDAQATRDFFEQRGLKIKVEAEQRAFPVSEKAADVRLVLLKYMQEGNVEIRTDAEVKGIEGANGKITGIVLADGKISARHYILATGGLSHPETGSTGDGFSWLSNLGHTVITPDPALVPVTLKDTWVKKVMGISLKNVQLTILQNGQKKAAAKGKMLFTHTGLSGPLVLNMSKQIGALLKEGEVLLSLDLFPALDPGALDRKVLDVFEQGKNKLIRNNIGDIVQPRLGDILLKLAHINTDTPLYQLTKEDRTAFVTILKNVPLHVSGLLGTDKAVVTGGGVLLKEVEFKTMRSKLYDNLFLAGDILDFDRPSGGFSLQICWTTGYVAGSHAAIPLS from the coding sequence ATGTCACGCCCCATAACCCATAACCGATCACCCATAACCCACGATGTTATCGTTATAGGCGGCGGCCCTGCCGGCATGATCGCAGCCGGAAGAGCTGCTGAGCTCGGGGCAAAAGTGATCCTGCTCGAAAAAAATCCGGGAACCGGAAAAAAACTCCTCATCACCGGTGGCGGGCGGTGCAATATTCTGAATGCAGAATTTGATACCCATAGACTCGTTGATAAATACGGCAAGAAAGGAAAATCCCTGTTCTCCGTGTTTTCACAATTCGACGCGCAGGCCACGCGCGATTTTTTTGAGCAGCGCGGATTGAAAATTAAAGTCGAAGCGGAACAGCGTGCATTTCCGGTTTCCGAGAAAGCAGCGGATGTGCGACTGGTGCTCCTCAAATATATGCAGGAAGGTAATGTGGAGATCCGGACGGATGCAGAAGTGAAAGGAATCGAAGGCGCGAACGGAAAAATTACGGGCATTGTTCTTGCGGATGGAAAAATTTCTGCGCGCCACTACATTCTTGCAACGGGCGGGCTCTCACATCCTGAAACCGGATCAACCGGTGACGGATTTTCGTGGCTGAGCAATCTTGGACATACGGTGATTACACCGGATCCTGCATTGGTCCCAGTCACCCTGAAAGATACGTGGGTGAAAAAAGTGATGGGCATCTCTCTCAAAAATGTGCAGCTGACGATTCTGCAGAATGGTCAAAAGAAAGCGGCAGCAAAAGGAAAAATGCTCTTCACACATACCGGCCTCAGTGGACCGCTGGTCCTCAATATGAGTAAGCAGATCGGGGCATTGCTTAAAGAAGGGGAGGTCCTGCTCTCGCTCGATTTGTTCCCGGCGCTTGATCCCGGTGCGCTCGACAGAAAAGTGCTGGACGTGTTTGAGCAGGGGAAAAACAAACTGATCCGCAATAACATCGGCGATATTGTACAACCGAGACTGGGGGATATTCTCCTGAAGCTCGCGCATATCAATACCGACACGCCCCTCTATCAACTCACCAAAGAAGACCGCACCGCGTTCGTCACTATTCTCAAAAATGTTCCACTGCATGTATCCGGGTTACTCGGGACCGATAAAGCGGTCGTGACGGGTGGCGGTGTCCTTCTGAAAGAAGTGGAATTCAAAACCATGCGTTCAAAACTGTACGACAATTTATTCCTTGCAGGAGATATTCTGGATTTCGACAGACCATCCGGCGGATTCAGTTTGCAGATCTGCTGGACGACCGGCTACGTCGCGGGGTCGCATGCGGCAATTCCTCTTTCTTGA
- a CDS encoding YdeI/OmpD-associated family protein, which yields MPKAPPKPVLTCKSQKDWEKWLSKNYTDEVGVNLQLFKKDSGKQTFTYDEALDSALCYGWIDGQKNTYDAESWVQAFTPRRKRSPWSKRNIEHVKRLIKEGRMQPSGQLQIDLAKKDGRWDRAYDAASASVIPEDFLSALNKNKKAKAFFETLNKANRYAITYRLQTAKKPETREKRMALILEMMKDGKKFH from the coding sequence ATGCCCAAAGCTCCGCCAAAGCCGGTTCTCACCTGCAAATCCCAGAAAGACTGGGAAAAGTGGCTCAGTAAGAATTATACGGATGAAGTGGGTGTGAATCTGCAGCTGTTTAAAAAAGATTCCGGCAAGCAGACATTCACCTACGACGAAGCGCTCGACAGTGCGCTGTGTTACGGATGGATTGACGGTCAGAAGAATACGTATGATGCAGAGTCGTGGGTGCAGGCGTTCACGCCGCGCCGCAAACGCAGCCCGTGGTCGAAGCGCAATATTGAACATGTAAAGCGACTTATTAAAGAAGGACGCATGCAACCGTCCGGTCAATTGCAAATTGATCTTGCGAAGAAAGACGGCCGCTGGGACCGTGCGTACGATGCGGCATCGGCATCAGTGATCCCCGAAGATTTTTTGTCGGCACTGAACAAGAATAAAAAAGCGAAAGCATTTTTCGAGACGCTCAACAAAGCAAACCGGTATGCCATCACCTATCGGTTACAGACTGCAAAGAAACCGGAAACGCGTGAAAAGAGAATGGCACTGATTCTCGAGATGATGAAAGACGGAAAAAAGTTTCACTGA